A genome region from Pleurocapsa minor HA4230-MV1 includes the following:
- a CDS encoding helix-turn-helix domain-containing protein, with protein MLLHQALDETIKYCRMSAKELAEASGVSSSRISQFRNGLFLEGKGSDLTSRAINDLIDAATYIDPRAKQVFSFFLADLDPKSVRLGSSAMNLSQLETMKPAEISQLLVAIADTLDKPKSPKNKTNNRSLVNVLNAS; from the coding sequence ATGCTACTCCATCAAGCCCTGGATGAAACCATCAAGTATTGTCGAATGTCTGCTAAAGAGTTAGCGGAAGCTTCAGGTGTGTCCAGTTCTCGCATTTCTCAATTTAGAAATGGGTTATTCCTTGAAGGCAAAGGTAGTGACTTAACGAGTAGAGCTATTAACGATCTGATCGATGCCGCTACTTACATCGATCCAAGAGCCAAACAGGTGTTTTCTTTCTTTTTAGCCGATCTAGACCCAAAATCAGTTCGATTGGGTTCTTCAGCCATGAATCTCAGTCAGCTCGAAACAATGAAGCCTGCTGAAATCTCTCAATTGCTAGTAGCGATCGCCGATACTTTGGATAAGCCCAAGTCACCAAAAAACAAAACAAATAATCGCTCTTTAGTAAACGTTTTAAACGCTTCTTAA